One genomic segment of Planctomycetaceae bacterium includes these proteins:
- the hisC gene encoding histidinol-phosphate transaminase → MPLPFRKNIQQMAGYVSGEQPQTSGWIKLNTNENPYPPSPRVVEAIQQAACGRLNVYPDATARSFREAAAELFGVEPDGILPANGSDENLTIIVRSFCDEDEQIVYPYPSYVLYESLAQIQRCRITRLKLNTSFEWTPADADNVRQSAKLTFVPNPNSPTGNLWSADQLCRILPDRGLLVLDEAYADFAETVPNRRLLFDGRFRQRLVVTRTLSKSYSLAGIRFGFAIADPELIAGMRKVKDSYNCDAVAIAAATAAIKDQDWMLQNRSKILATRRRLAAELPQFGFTVFPSEANFLWTHHESRQHREIYEQLKQHRILVRFMQFPDAGPNQETVDGLRITVGTDDEVDRLLEALRDVTAAVASDGTFAV, encoded by the coding sequence ATGCCGCTTCCGTTTCGCAAAAACATCCAGCAGATGGCTGGCTACGTTTCCGGTGAACAGCCGCAGACGTCCGGCTGGATCAAGCTGAACACGAACGAAAATCCCTACCCGCCGTCTCCCAGGGTTGTTGAAGCCATTCAACAGGCGGCGTGTGGACGGCTGAACGTCTATCCTGATGCGACCGCTCGAAGTTTTCGGGAAGCCGCGGCGGAGCTCTTCGGCGTCGAACCGGACGGGATCCTGCCCGCCAACGGCAGTGATGAAAACCTGACCATCATTGTCCGATCGTTCTGCGACGAAGATGAGCAGATCGTCTATCCCTACCCCAGCTACGTTCTGTACGAATCGCTTGCTCAAATTCAGCGATGCCGGATTACGCGGCTGAAGCTGAACACGTCCTTTGAATGGACGCCAGCCGACGCAGACAACGTTCGTCAGTCGGCGAAGCTGACGTTTGTTCCCAATCCGAATTCGCCGACCGGAAATCTGTGGTCCGCGGATCAGCTCTGCCGGATCCTTCCGGACCGGGGCCTGCTGGTGCTGGACGAAGCGTACGCGGATTTTGCAGAAACAGTGCCGAATCGCCGGTTGCTGTTCGACGGTCGGTTTCGGCAGCGGCTGGTGGTCACGCGAACGCTAAGCAAGTCGTACAGCCTGGCGGGAATTCGATTCGGCTTTGCCATCGCCGACCCGGAACTCATTGCCGGGATGAGAAAAGTCAAGGACAGCTACAACTGCGACGCCGTTGCGATTGCCGCCGCGACGGCGGCGATCAAAGATCAGGACTGGATGCTTCAGAACCGCTCAAAGATCCTTGCCACGCGTCGCCGACTGGCGGCCGAACTGCCTCAGTTCGGGTTCACGGTGTTTCCCAGCGAGGCAAACTTTTTGTGGACGCATCACGAATCCCGGCAACATCGGGAAATCTATGAACAACTGAAGCAGCACCGCATCCTGGTGCGATTCATGCAGTTCCCGGATGCCGGCCCGAATCAGGAAACTGTCGACGGACTGCGAATCACGGTCGGCACCGACGATGAAGTTGACCGGCTGCTGGAAGCGCTGCGGGACGTGACAGCCGCTGTGGCCAGCGACGGAACTTTCGCCGTGTGA